The following DNA comes from Poecilia reticulata strain Guanapo linkage group LG5, Guppy_female_1.0+MT, whole genome shotgun sequence.
TAACCAATTACCCCTGGACGCCGCTGTTTGCATGGGGGTTTGGGGGAAGGCGTTGGGGGGGGAGGATGACACTCTGACAGCAAGGTGCGCATCAAACTGATGGTTCCTGTatccgctgctgctgctgggaacTCAGAGGAGTGACAAAACAGGAACGCTCGGACTTTCCAACAAGTTCAGCTGCGAACGGCaagaattctttttttctttttcttttttttttctttttcttcttttttttaatggcaagTTCTGCCTCTCTGGAGACGGTGATGTCCTGCGGTAGGACCGGGCCCTCCGGGGCTCCGAAGAGCCTGGCCTTCTCTATCGACCGGATCATGTCCAAGAGCTCGGAGCCGAGGAGCGGCGCGGAGGAGCGCTCGGAGGGGAAAAAGTTGCTCGGCCTCTGCTCCCCCATCCCCTGCATGATCCCGCTGCAGCCGTTCAGCTACGACCTGCAGGCCAAGGCGCTGATGAACTACTCGGAGCTCTGGAGAGCCAGCCTCAGGGGAACGTTCTGCGGATCGGCGGTCGCGCCATGCAAAGGGAACTGCGGCGTGTGCGCCAGAGCGGACTCCACGTTGAAGCCACCGGTGCCGACCACCGGCAGCAGGGTGGTGAAGCCGCAAGTCATCCACCAGGCCGTGGCCGTGCCCAGCGTGGGCTCACTTTACTACCTGAATTACCTGGACTCTGCGTACCAGCAGTCAGAGCTCCTGGCCGGACACTGGCTTTCCACCTCCCAGGCCCAGGCGTCCCTGTCGGCGCACCACAGACTCTTGCTGCTGGAGAACGCCAAGCTAGCCGGCGCTGGCTCCGAGAAGCTCCCCACTCCCCAGTACCCACACAAGGAGCATCTGCCGGGCCAGCTGGACCAGATAGTGAAGGAGAACCACGCTCTGATTGGCGAGAAAAACGGCGTCAAGACGCACAGCAAGCTCAGCTCCGGAGGCTGCAGCGCGGACGGCAAGCACAAAAACTTCACGTGTGAAGTTTGTGGGAAGGTAAACTTTTAGGAACGACAGCTATCAGCTCCGAGACAAACCAGAGAGCGTTTCTAGAGCACACATGTTAACAGGatcgtctgtgtgtgtgtgtgtgtgtgtgtgtgtgtgtgNNNNNNNNNNNNNNNNNNNNNNNNNNNNNNNNNNNNNNNNNNNNNNNNNNNNNNNNNNNNNNNNNNNNNNNNNNNNNNNNNNNNNNNNNNNNNNNNNNNNNNNNNNNNNNNNNNNNNNNNNNNNNNNNNNNNNNNNNNNNNNNNNNNNNNNNNNNNNNNNNNNNNNNNNNNNNNNNNNNNNNNNNNNNNNNNNNNNNNNNNNNNNNNNNNNNNNNNNNNNNNNNNNNNNNNNNNNNNNNNNNNNNNNNNNNNNNNNNNNNNNNNNNNNNNNNNNNNNNNNNNNNNNNNNNNNNNNNNNNNNNNNNNNNNNNNNNNNNNNNNNNNNNNNNNNNNNNNNNNgtgtgtgtgtgtgtgtgtgtgtgtgtgtgtgtgtgtgtgtgtgtgtgtgtgtgtgtgtgtgtgtgtgtgtgtgttttcttttctctcgtAGGTTTTTAACGCGCATTATAACCTGACCAGACACATGCCGGTGCACACCGGGGCCCGGCCGTTTGTGTGCAAAGTGTGCGGCAAAGGCTTCCGACAGGCCAGCACGCTCTGCAGGCACAAGATCATCCACACTCAGGTGAGACACACCTGCAGGCCGGCCTGgctgcctcacacacacacacaaacacacgcacacacacacacacacacacacacacacacacacacacacgcatacacacacacagagagagagcgagcgagagagagagacaaacacacacttcatTTGCTTTCAACTGCTCCGTAAACCTATTTTCTCCAAATATCTTCCACCTAGGAGAAGCCGCACAAATGCAACCAGTGCGGCAAGGCGTTCAACAGGAGCTCCACGCTCAACACGCACGTGCGCATCCACGCCGGGTACAAGCCGTTTGTGTGCGAGTTCTGCGGGAAAGGTTTCCACCAGAAAGGTGCGTTTCATGAAGCCTCACGCCGTCACTAACGAGGTGAATGTACTCAAtcggttttttgtttttgttttttgtttgacgCATTAGCTTTAATATGTGTGACCTAGCTAAactatatatattatatataaaaaacacacgTGACAAGCATTTGAACCAAAACGCTTAACgtttaaaagtaactttaaaaGAGGGAATTGTCCTCGATTGtacctttattattattattattattattattattattattattatacacgtggtagttttattttggtctggCGCTTGAATTAGgtcaataaagtaaataaagcagACAGTCTGAAGTAAGTTAGCGCTTTCCGTGGTTGAAttgatatttttacttcagtagtttacgcagaaaaaaaaaattaagaaagagAAGCTCAGTAAGCGCGATAACT
Coding sequences within:
- the fezf2 gene encoding fez family zinc finger protein 2 encodes the protein MASSASLETVMSCGRTGPSGAPKSLAFSIDRIMSKSSEPRSGAEERSEGKKLLGLCSPIPCMIPLQPFSYDLQAKALMNYSELWRASLRGTFCGSAVAPCKGNCGVCARADSTLKPPVPTTGSRVVKPQVIHQAVAVPSVGSLYYLNYLDSAYQQSELLAGHWLSTSQAQASLSAHHRLLLLENAKLAGAGSEKLPTPQYPHKEHLPGQLDQIVKENHALIGEKNGVKTHSKLSSGGCSADGKHKNFTCEVCGKVFNAHYNLTRHMPVHTGARPFVCKVCGKGFRQASTLCRHKIIHTQEKPHKCNQCGKAFNRSSTLNTHVRIHAGYKPFVCEFCGKGFHQKGNYKNHKLTHSGEKQYKCSICNKAFHQIYNLTFHMHTHNDKKPFTCATCGKGFCRNFDLKKHIRKLHESGFSAVSEALREPQS